In the Phaseolus vulgaris cultivar G19833 chromosome 7, P. vulgaris v2.0, whole genome shotgun sequence genome, one interval contains:
- the LOC137829169 gene encoding uncharacterized protein, with amino-acid sequence MALKNVHGSYKEQYKRIYDYAHELLHSNSGSTIKVKVEDINGMKGYYDGELLTRIGRDPNEQMLPLAYVVVEVECKDPWTWFLQLLIEDFRGPDSELLHIPNQLDDDSSSAEHLFKVRHMFTIGEKFVVNLEKMKCSYCKWMLTKIPCCHALCTMKFLNVDEVNFIPNWFHKATYADVYSPIVYLVNGQHVWETNEIPNVLPPPTKKMSGRLKKKILTMGINKEQHSNSQFGLLKRVFCVGQAWVKRGLSLQGV; translated from the exons ATGGCATTGAAGAATGTGCATGGTTCATACAAAGAGCAGTATAAACGAATTTATGACTATGCTCATGAACTTCTGCACTCAAACTCAGGTTCCACTATTAAAGTCAAAGTTGAAGACATTAATGGGATGAAA GGATATTATGATGGTGAATTGCTAACAAGAATTGGGAGGGACCCAAATGAGCAGATGCTACCACTAGCATATGTTGTGGTGGAGGTTGAATGCAAGGATCCATGGACATGGTTTTTGCAACTTTTAATTGAAGATTTTAGGGGACCAGAT TCTGAGTTGTTACATATACCTAACCAATTGGATGATGATAGTTCTTCTGCAGAACATTTATTTAAGGTCAGACATATGTTTACCATTGGAGAAAAATTTGTGGTCAACCTAGAGAAGATGAAGTGTAGCTACTGCAAGTGGATGTTGACAAAAATTCCTTGTTGTCATGCGTTGTGTACAATGAAATTTTTGAATGTGGATGAAGTTAACTTCATCCCAAATTGGTTCCATAAGGCCACATATGCAGATGTGTACTCCCCAATTGTCTACCTAGTCAATGGTCAACATGTTTGGGAGACAAATGAAATTCCAAATGTATTGCCACCACCCACAAAGAAGATGTCTGGAAGACTAAAAAAGAAGATTTTAACTATGGGAATTAACAAAGAACAACACTCAAATAGCCAATTTGGATTACTTAAGCGTGTTTTTTGTGTAGGTCAAGCGTGGGTCAAGCGTGGGCTTAGCCTACAAGGAgtttag